A segment of the Ipomoea triloba cultivar NCNSP0323 chromosome 1, ASM357664v1 genome:
CATCTCACCTTTATATTTTGTATTGAGTTCCGTGAAACTATTCACAAGGGTTTTGAAGCCAGATTATGAaatgattaaataataataataataataaatttgatagaAGGCACTTACAAATAAGTTAGTTTAGGAACATGGCCAAGGCTGGCTGGTATTGCACCAGTCATTCTGTTGTATGAAAGATGCCTGTAATCAAACATGACAATCATACGCCAAATACAGGAAGCTAATACATCTAGAAAACCTatcatttgatataattaaaatcattaCACAAATAGTCCCCCAATACATGATTTGTGATAAACAAGAaacacttacaaaatctccaAGTTTGTCAAATTTGCAAGTTGAGAAGGAACGCCTCCGGTAAGATAATTATTGTTCAAATAACTGCAAGTTTTGTGAGAGAGAAATCATGATAATCACgcaataaataaaattggaaGATATTATTACTTGTTAGATAATTTGGAACACGAAACTTGAATCAACTTACAGGTTGCGAAGAGCAGGAAAGCACCCCTCTATACGTATGAGCTCCCTAATTGTCCCAACCAGCCGATTGTTACCAACATCCCTGAAATTAATTTCAACGATGATAGTAGGTCAATCAAGAACATGCTAGAAAGCCAAGGGTTGCAAACtctaaaataaagaagaaaagttCAAATGAAGTCTTACAAGTGTCGAAGATTTGGTAAAGTGCCCAACTCAGGTGGGATTCGTCCGACGAAATGGTTTTCGTGGAGATGAAGATAACGGAGTTCAGGAAGATAAGCAAGCTCCTTAGGGATTTCACCCTTAAAATTATTGAAACTCAGGTAACTGAAGAAGATATACCAAACATCCAGTTATTTATTGATAAAACAAagggaaaattacactttttgtccctaagttataggataattgtagaatCCGTCTCTAAGTGTtggtcgtgctcacttttcgccCCTAAGCTATCATTggcattgcacttttcgtccctaagctatactaaagttgcaaatttcgtccctagtgttttgttagtaaagggacgaaaagtgcaacgccaatgataacttagggacgaaaagtgagcatgatcaACAATTAgggatgaattctacaattatcatataacttagggacgaacaGTGCAATTTTTCTAGAAAGATATATAGGATAGCTTCAGAAAAAATAGAGGAAAAAACTTACAGATGTGTTAACTGCTTTAGTTCCCCTATTTCAGGAGGAATGACATCTTGCAACTTATTCCACCTTATATTACTGAGAGATACACAAAAACAAAGGggaaaatgaaaagagaaaTAAATCAGTATCTACTGCAAAATTGAAAATCTGGAAGAAATGAAACAATCAGCAAGTCAACATAACTTAGTTCTCAGACTTCAGAAAAAGTAAATGAGAAAAGAAGTAAATTTTGAAGTAGCATTAAACCAAATCAATGGTATTAACTATTAAGGCTTAGTTGAGTTCAGGTAAGTTATGGTCCTTCTTTAAATGCCcccaataacaacaataacgcATTTAAGAAAAAATCTTCCCTAATCTAGCAAAATAAAGCAAACAAATGCTtaagatcactagacatatCAACTACATAAGCATAACCATTGTTTATTGATGATTATAGCAGATGTAACAAAACTGAATTTAGCAGGACAATTTTGTTGAACATGACGGAGGTGAACCAGTTTTAAGCCATTTCTTTAATAAATATTGATTTTCATCTGCAGTCaactttgtttttcatttttgataACCATGTTTTGCATTCTACTTGAGAGGATGTGAAGCATAGATGCACGTCAATATATACTCTAAAGAGAGGTCTTAAGAATATACAGGTAGAAGTCTTACAGTATTTTAAGACGCTTCAAGCGCCCAATTTGAGGTGGTATTGGACCAGTCAGCTTGTTATTATGTAGATCCCTGCCATATCAAAGACAATACAGATTAGAAACTGGAGAGAATTCAAGCAtcctttctaaaattaaatgagaataggtaaaagacaaaaaatagttATTTGTGAGATAAGTGAGGTAAAATAACCAATCAATCCATAGTTCAGAGTGCAATAGATTTTAACTaaaaagaggaagaaagtaTGAAATCAAAGAAAGAATCTTACAGTCTAGTAAGATCCAACAAGTTTGTTACTGCATTTGGAAAAGGACCAACAATTGAAACTGCATAGACTTCCCTGCAAGTGGTCAAACAAGAAGATTAGAAACAACGTAACATAAAGCTTAGATAAAGGGAAGGAGTGATGTTGCAAGTGGTGAAGGACTACTTACAATTCAGTAACTACTCGGTAATCACCTTGAGTGGAGCATGTAACCCCAGACCATGGGGGTAAGTCATTGTCTCCACAAGGATCATCTCCAACCCAAGCATACACCACCCTCCATCCAAGAGATGCCTTAATCTCATTCAGAGCTTTCACTACACTCGCCAATCAAATTCAATTAGCATGTCATGGCAAATGATTGACTGTTTCTCTTCAATGAACCTCATGACCATTTTCCAAACACACACTGGCCAGGGAGAGAACAGTCTCACACTGAAACTCCATAGGTTACCAAAGAGTACATATTCATTATATAATTCAGAAATATCAactttttaacctttttttctttgaatgaaaagatcaaaattttataccatttaccaaaaagaaaaacacgaGTAAGCATTCACGGAAATTATAATAGGGAAAGATTATATAAAAAGACTAGTTAGTAATTCCTATAATGGATTGTTCAATTTCTCAGATGAAATTACCAATTGTTGAATTCTTATTAAATGCAGTAAGTAGATTTGTTAAATAGCATCAATAATATTTTGACCCTTGTAATTTTGAGCTATAATATCCATAATTAGCCTAATTTAACAGGAAATAATGATCGTGATCCTACAGTAGTAGTCCAGTTATTGGTAGATCACAAatgtatgaaattaaaattagtaaccaaggCATCTAGATACTAAGTTTAAATTGCTGGCTAAAGAAAATctagaaaagaaataaataaagacatGGGCTTTAAGAATCTAAACTTTAATATTGAGCAAATTAAACCCTCACTGGAATTTAGCTGAAAATAGAGAATAGTGCAAGATACAGAGTTTAGAAGTAGATGATGGTGTTGGAGAGTGAGAAATTACCGTCGCGCTTGAGAGTTTTACAGTGAACCCCGAGGCTGAGGAGAGaagggaggaagaagaagaagagcaatGTCGAACAGCGAGTGGCCATTGAAGCGTCAACTATCAACTTCCGGTACTCCCGAGCTAAAACTCAGTATCCGTACATTTTCACTCAAGACGGCAGAGAATTTGAGAATCCCAATGAAGGCAGGACAGATCTCGCTGTGTGTACTACGAGAGTTGGGATCTTTCAATTTTTCGCTCTGCAGACGCGCAAATTGCCCGATGGACTCGGTACTTtacacacattttttttaaagacaactgtctctattaaaatatattttatgaaaaaaaatcacTAAGGTTCAGATCTCGTGACATCTCATGAGTGTATCTGAGTACATGATTCGCAaacattctatttttaaaatagtatcTGTTGTAAAAAGAGAATCAATGCATCTATtatcaaaatttgatttttaaagtaATCCTACATAATAATTGGTCATTTACAAAAACATATGAGTACAATTTAATTGTCATATAACGCGGATGGCAACAGATAGGTAACTTATCtgttaaattattttcaaattaaaatttaatctgTTATTGAATTATCTGAATTTGTATGgatagaaaattatatatatcatcttaTATTAAGTTAACATTAATTGCGGATATTCAAACTCATTTTAAAatgcatataatattatattatattgtagacAATTGAATTATATAGTCTAATAAAAGCCAATTAACGTGttgatttatgtatatttaataataaacaattgAAAATAGATGAAGAAGGTGTAATTGAGTATTTGAGTTGATGAAGTGTGGCTGCATGGCTTTCCATAAATTAACCTTCCTAGGAATCTCATGAGAtccatgactttttttttttcttttttctttttgagaatGAGATCTATGACTTTTCTTCACTAAAAATTCATTGCACATCGTGCTCTACAGTCTACACTACTTTGGGTTATATCCTTCTGCAAACACAACGAACGCAGGGCTGCCCAGTTACACTATATACACCAAACTTAAGAGCATAGTTGGTTGGatgtaaaaaaaagtttaaagggAAAAGTTTTTCTTAAAGTTCATGAAAAACCTTTTCCGCCTTAGTCTTTATACTCATGCCAATTCAACCCCAACCAaagaacaaaattaatattatcagtaatttttttaataaatcaaacaacggaatcaatttttttttccaaaaaatttcaattcaattttccTACAAATATTTTTTGCCAACAAAATGGAACTAAATGAACAAGGGATGAAATATTTGAGATTTCTCATATCTTATTTAACCCTGATTATCCGGTAGAGGACTTGAACGTACATCGGACCCACCTCTAATTACCAGGGAACAAagtttgtatttaaaaataaaacaatttttataatactttttatttgattaattatttgcgATAATGAATATACCGAAACAAAGAACTTAAAACTCATACTcgatctgaaatatcaattcatATTAAATGTCCATCAACACATGACTATATTAATGGAGACTTGTGAGCAAACAAAATGCATGTCGTCTTACTAATCCATTGAATTCACACACCACCCCAACTGAACACCACCACCAGACTTAATGAAACTCATGAACTTCTCCTCATATCTCCAACTCCAAATCCAAACTttcattaaaaacaaattaaaaaaaaataaaaatgagtagACTATTTCCATGGTTGTTTCTGCTGCTCTCAGCTCTTATCTGCCACCAAATCAACTGTGCAACCAAAAACAACCATGGAAATAGAATGTCTCCGACAAAAACAAGAGATCGATACTAGAAAGTAccataaacaaaaacaatattttagtaaaaaaaaaaataaaaaaattaacagtcTCTGAATaccaatttattaatttttttctatggCATATACATAAGAAGATGAACAAAATGCCACTCTAAAACCCTaaaatctagaaaaaaaaaaaaagttgatgatCAGAAAGCTGCCGCTATATATGAACGCCTCTTCTCCGATTTTCAGTTGTGAAGAGGGTTAGGACCAGAAGGGACCAGTCTTTTCTCGATCCCATATCTGGGATCAATCTCCTCCGGCGAGGAACCAGACGGCGGCGGCTGCACGACCGGCGAGCATAGACGGAGCCGTTTAAGCTGATAACAGATAGCCCCAGGGGCGGCGGTGGTCTGCAAATTGTTGTGAGAACCATGGAGATTCTGGGCTTCAATCTGGGTTGAAAATGGCGAAGTGAATACAAGAACGAGAGAGAAAACCAAAGCAAGAAACTGGTATTCATGCACCATTTCTTCAAACTCTTGCAATGGAGGCTTTCACGGTGGGTTAaaatagagagaagaagaaggaggcGAAAATGGCGATGGATGCTTCCAACGATGAATGCCTCTATTTATACATGCATGCGAGGGCAGATTCGGCATTTTAGAAAAAGTCAAgtattaaatattcaatttaaaaaatataattctaaattCCAGTTTAGCGTGCAATCTCCGTGCAtatttagattaaaaataataattaaataattttttaggtaaaaaaattattttaaattacaactTTTACCTTCTAAAAACATTGTCTTCCTTGACTAGACACACTCACACACGAatttaaaagaatatatttgatacatttgattaaatgatatatttttatttttaatttgctcatcataaatatattgtaaaatttttcaatatttgttgctcataataaatttagtatgTTTCAAAGGGTGTTTTAGATAATGAAACTACAAATATTGTTGAATTATATAGAGATgaacattaatttaaaattaaacatcgtaatatagtaaaaataattttttatacatcaaaataatcaattattattaagccaattactcaaaaaaattgaGGGTATTGTacaattagtcaattacacaTAATGAACATTGAGATATGATTTTATGTCCTCAAAAtatcctttatttatttatttatttatttatttttcttttgatatCATTAAATATTTGCGATTCAAATTAAAAGGGCCAATAGACAGCCAAGTTGACTACGGAACCTATTCAGTTGGAGATTGAATGGGCCATAACTActaaacatatacatacatgtatgtatttatatgtgaatataatgtatatatgagTGTGGATGTGGTGAGGAACTTGTAATAAAGTTTGAATCCCCAACTACTTATTTGATAGCATTGTATCATCACTTATTAAATGCATCAAAGTATAAGACTCGTGGCTTTAATTTCTCACTAATTTTAGGCTTCTTTCATTTGAATGTATGTGTAATTTAATGCTCAAATTTTTTTATGCCTTTTTATGAGTAATATTAAAGAGAATTGTATTTATAAGCCCCTAATAAATTGTATCAAGCTAAGATTTTACTGCTAATGATTATTTTTTGATTAGATCACGAGATATTTTGAGTAGACGCTAACTATATAAAGCACCTTTAAACCCGTAACATATATACTTAGATTAATTTTCATTCGTACTGGGATCAACCTAATTAAGATACATATCCAATTAAGATACATATCACATATGTGATCGTCAAGTATTAAGTTAGGTTATGCTTTAGTGTGTGCGCATGTGTAGAACAACCAAGGATGTATCATTAATTATTGagttataaacatataattaacttaagtattaaaaatacaattatcccttaataatactaataataaatataaaactgAAAGGTAAAAGTGCCAAATAGAGTTGACCCGtcccattaattaatttgataaaccATCCTACTTTATCATTTAATCGTTTCACTTAATTAGTAATTTGTTGGGAGTTAATTAGGTATGTAATCTCCTAAAACATTTTGTCAATTTGGATATCATTAACTTatcattactttttaaaaataattaatccaTGGATTAACTCACGCGGCTTCCTTTTTTGAAGtcaacaaattttaatttgacctTATTTAATATGTTCCATTGCATGATAGTTTAGGTTTGACTCATAAATTCTAACTCACATTGAGATGTGATATCTGATATGTCTATTAAGGAGTGTAAATTCTAATTTAATTAAGAAACATAGTTTTTATTTGTAAACATATGTAATGGTATTTTGAATGATGTGCTTTCTCTCAGTAGTcaagtaattattattaagtataaaatatacaaattatttatttatactccAAATAAGCTAGTCCATATATAACTACGTAACCTTgtgcaattaaatatttaaatgatatatattctaaacttccaattcaattaattaaacacttaaattgTCAGTAATAATATACaattgttattttatatttattatgagTATGTGTAATAAATCACATACTCAAATTACTATCAAGATATTAGTGAACATCAACTTTTTATCTTTTCAATAAGATAAAGTTACAATTAACTTGAATTTCTTATATACAAGACATGTAGTtgatatacatttttaaaagtttttcaattcttttcatttaattcagagattaatataatatcatgtaatataaaataatttgactTAAGTTTTAAATATGAATTCGTTACAATCACTTTAACGTTCTCTGACACACTTAAATATCAAATTTGGAGTTGAATCTTTGTCTTGACCGTTTGACTTTATTGCCGCCCCATATTAATTAAGTGCCCCATATTAAGGACTTAATTAAAGTTTACTATTTGAATCATTAATGgtctgtttggttggatgtagtttggatggaattgcaattcagtgaatttccaaattacagtgtttggttggagggaattgtaattttgcagaattgcaattccctccaaatgttgaattgcaattcatggggtaccccacatgaattgcaattcggtggagaggaggggcaatttgttggtgtaaagacaattctgcccctcctcccataccctttgtcttttttttttctttttttttttttaatttgaaagaattattattattattttgaaagaactattattattattattattattattattatctgaatgaattattattatacttattattattattatttaaaagaattattattattattattattattattacaacatctatcacaacataagggcattttagtcattttgtcgtctttacctttcaatttcctgtactcctatttctgcataccaaacactgtaatttcaattcctactttattcattgaattgcaattccaccgaattacgattcttttcccccctaattccctcctcccaaccaaacgccctgtaaaaaCACTTCGACAAAtgaatttctttcttcccaaacaaCTATTCTTTTTTTGCTGCCCCATATTAATTAAGTGCCCCAAATTAAGGACTTAAttaaagtttactctttgaatCATTAAAACACTTCGACAATTGAATTTCTTTCCAAACATCTACTCTCTTTTTTGCCGTCCCATATTAATTAAGTGACTAAAGTTTACTATTTGAATCATTAAAAACACTTCGAcaattgaatttctttcttcccaaactagctactattttttttttttagtattattgactttgttacaatgcaatatttgttcataactacttaaGCACagagaggctcgaacccatCTCCTTCCATAtaggagtgcaaccgggtgccgctagaccacaaagtcttggAAACCATTACTCTTTTAAACTACACAATTGAATTTCTTGTACATGACTTGTGTAGTTgatataaagtttttttttttttccaactctTTCCATTTAATGGAGATTAAAATAGTATGacccaaaattaaattgtttgatgtaaaatttaaatttgaattagttACAAACACTTTAATGTTCTATTACACACTTAAATATCAGATTTGGAGTTGAACTTTTATCTTGGCCGGTGATTTTTACTATTCCATATTAAGGACTTAATAAAGTTCCACTATTAGAATTATTAACAACACTTCAACATCAATTGAGTTTCTTATACATGAcatgtatgtattttttgtaTAACCGACCCTCTAACAAGTTGTGCAACTCTCTCAATTTAATtcagaaattaaaatagtatgatacaaaattaaatattttgacataaatttaaaattggatTTGTTAcaatcattttaatattttgttaaacacttaaaatattggcaaaaacttgtgtgagaccgtctcaccatgaggcgggtcgggtcgggtcgggatgcaaatgtaacacttatatgcacaaatgttatacttatgctcaaatgtaatactaatcaggaattaaatttttgttacttataagggtaaatgtaatacttttaaggaaaaatacaatacttttacattttgatttaaaaatattacatttttcctcaaaagtattatatttgcctttataagtaaggggcacttgtcaatattacttattatgaaaaatgtattacattttctcttataagtaacaaaaattgtatttttgattagtgttatatttgagcatataagtatgacatcaTATAAGTacgacatttgcatggtgctttgactcGACCCGTCTTACAAACAAGAatccgtaagacggtctcacacaagtgtgaccctaaaatattatatttgaagttgAATTTTTATCTTAGCCAGTAGCTTCATTGCTCCATATAAAGGCTTAATTAAGGTTTACTATTTGAATCATTCAacctttatatagaaattttgatttctaccctattttgttacaagaaattttttttttcattaataaaatatggtagaaatcatccaaaacatccatataaataacatgtcatcattttttttttaattttatttttccatgtcatcaaattagatgggttacttgttagaaatatgttaaaaatgctatatgaaaaataattaaaagtataatGGTCTAGATGAACCATGTTTTATTTCATGGAGTTAGATGAgtagtacatgggcctatttgacccatttGGCTTTTTTAATCAGTACGATATTTTGCTGGCAatgggttaaaaaaaaaaaaatctctaatcAGTCCATTCAATCGTTTTCATATTGCAAACGTAATATTTAGATTACTTTTATTTTCAAGTCTACCACGAATCAATTTATCAAATCAATCAATGCGATTCTTGGCTTATAGACATATTCGTCGGTCGACGAGTCTATATTTCATGAAGAATTTGCAGAAAAAAATCGTCGAGCCTGAATGGCTGTATCACCACCACACCTATACTAGAGCTCCCTCACATTTCTAATTACCCAATTCATAAaactaattttgttttttcaagaaaatttatGATAATATGACCCCTCtaatcttcttctctctttttgtAAATCTTTT
Coding sequences within it:
- the LOC116032460 gene encoding probable leucine-rich repeat receptor-like protein kinase At1g35710, with the translated sequence MATRCSTLLFFFFLPSLLSLGVHCKTLKRDVKALNEIKASLGWRVVYAWVGDDPCGDNDLPPWSGVTCSTQGDYRVVTELEVYAVSIVGPFPNAVTNLLDLTRLDLHNNKLTGPIPPQIGRLKRLKILNIRWNKLQDVIPPEIGELKQLTHLYLSFNNFKGEIPKELAYLPELRYLHLHENHFVGRIPPELGTLPNLRHLDVGNNRLVGTIRELIRIEGCFPALRNLYLNNNYLTGGVPSQLANLTNLEILHLSYNRMTGAIPASLGHVPKLTYFYLDHNQFSGRIPDAFYKHPFLKEMYIEGNSFRHGANPIGVHKVLELSDSDFLV